The genomic DNA CACGACTGTACGACTTCGAGGACCTGCTCCTCCGCTGCGGTCACTTCCGAAGTCTAGAGGTTAGCAAAGGAGTGGTTACAAGGGTGTCGAACGGGCCGGCAGCCGATCTGAGCGGTCAAGCCGGCGGAACGACTCGACAACCAGTCGATGAGTAGCTGGCTGCTAAGTCCTGAGGTATTCCTCGAGGGGGACCTCGACCAGTTGTGGCGAGCGGCTGATGAGGTCGCGAAGTATTGCGAGGTGGCCCGATCCGATGATCAGGATGATCCTGCCTCCGGGTTCGGCGACCCGCGTAAGGTTCTCGAAGATGGTGGCGTTCCGCTCATACCAGGCAGCGAGCAGATTCGTTCCCAGGTCGTTCTCTTGGTTACCGACCGCGGAGAGCTGCAAGTACCGCGCATGGTCTCTGGCGACGAACGCGGGGTCGTTGAAGTAGTTCAGAGCTTCGAGAAGGGTTGACCTACTCACGAGGTCGGCGTCGTGTCGCTCCTGCACCCTCAGCGAACGCCAGAAGTCTCGGACGAACTCCGGATCGTTCGCTTCTGCCCACCTGAAGAGCGGGTCGAACGGCATATCGACCGCTTGGTCGACAGGCGTGACCCTCTCGAGCTCACAACGGGCGGCGAGGCGGAATCCTATCTGCTCGACCTCGTTCGCCCTCGGTTCGAGCCGGCCCTCTCTGAAGGCAGCGTACCGCTCGTTCAACTCCGCCCGCTCGTCCACGCCTGCTTCTACAGCAACCACGTTCGCCTTGAACCGGGACAAGCGCTCGACGAGCCTGACGATCTCCTGCTGCCTCAATGGCGCTAGGGCATCGAATTCGACCTTGGTGGCGTCGATAGTGTCGCCGAAGTGGAAGGTTCCCAGGAGCAGGAGTTGAGCGGGGCGCGAATCCATCTCTATGGCAGCGTAACTTCATGATGGTTACAGTGCGGACGGGCAAGGAGGCAACCGTGTCAGGAATCGATTTCGTTCTGGAGGCGTTCGATCGCAACGGCAGGGTCAATCGGGCAACGCTGGCTACTCTGAAAATGGATGACCTGGGACACGACGACGGGGCGGGCGGCTACACCGTTGGGCAGCACCTCGCCGACATGGCCGAATTCCGTTACGGCTGGCTTACGAAGGTCTCCCCGCAGCACGCCGAGTCCGTGCCTTCGGTGGCGGACGGCGACCAGTCGAGCTTCTGGTTGACAATCACGAGCATCGAAGAGTTGCAGCGAGCGTTCGACGCCGGCGACGCTGCGGTCCGCGCCGCCGTAACGAGCGCCGTGGACGAGGGCCGCAAGTTCACCGGGGCTTACGAGTCTCATCCCGTGCACTTCCTGGAGCACACCATCGTTCACGACTCCCACCATCGGGGGCAGATCCTGGCGCTCCTGCGCCGAGCCGGCAGGCCCACCGAGGAGCGCATGGAACTCGAGTCGAAGAGCTGGTCGATCTGGCGAGAGTAGCCGCGCATCCGGCATAGATGATCACCGCCCGGATCTGTAGTGCCGGTCATCGGTGACGGCCTGGGCGACTATGCTTCGGACATGCGACAACACGATCTCGCTCGCCGATTTCTCGAGCTCCACGCCGCGCCGGAGCTCCTGCTCCTGCCCAACGCGTGGGACGCCGGCAGCGCCGTCATCTTCGAGCGGGCCGGCTTCGAGGCGATAGGGACGACGAGCGCAGGTATCTCGTACAGCTCGGGTTATCCGGACGGCCAGCAGCTGCCACTGGCCGAGCTCCTGACAGCCGTCGCCCGAATCGCGCGCCGCATCTCGGTGCCCCTCAGCGTGGACGTCGAGGCGGGTTACGGAGCGGAACCTTCCCGGATTGCGGCCAACGTCGCCGAGGTCGTAGCCGCTGGCGCGGTCGGCATCAATCTCGAGGATGGCAGGGTAGACGGGCCGCCCACTCTTGTCGACATCCAGTTCCAGTGCGAGGTCTTGAGCGCGGTCGCCGAAGTCAGGAGTTCGAGCGGAGTGCCTTTCGTCATCAACGCGAGGACGGACAGCTACTGGCTGGGCATCGGTGACGAAACCGAACGCCTGGAGCAGTCCATGACGAGAGGCAACGCCTACCTCGCGGCGGGCGCGGACTGCATCTTCGTACCGGGAGGCTTCGGCCGTGAGACGATCGAGATTCTCGTCCGTGAACTGGCAGGACCGCTAAACGTCATCGCAACTCCTGCCTGCCCGTCCCCGGCGGAACTCGAGGAGATGGGCGTGGCACGACTGAGCCTCGGTTCGGGCCCCGTACGGGCCGTCTTCGGCCTGCTTCGCAAGATCGCATCCGAGGTGCGCGGCGGTTCAGTCGCCTATTCGACCGCCGTCGAGCTTTCCTACGACGAAGCGAACCGCTTGTTCTCCTGATCCTCGAAGCTCTGGCTACACGACTACCGGACGCCTTTTCGCCTTTGGCGACCATCGATGAGAAGATCGCCGGAGTTCACCGCTCTTCCGAAGCGCCCGTCATCGAGCGCTCAGTCGTCATCGAAACCTATCCGCCATCCCCTGACCTCGTTGGTGCCCTCGGCCGCCGCCATGTAGACCTCGGTGCTCGACATGCTGGCGTGGCGCAGGTGGTCGCGGACCTTGCGCAGGTCGCTGGTCTCACGCGCGTAAGCCACGCCCGCATGGTGCCGCAGGCCGTGAACTCCCTTGGTGAACGGCGGCACCTCCTTGCCCTGCACGACGAAGGCGTCCGTCCAGAGGCGTTCCAGTCGTTTGTAGAGGCTGGACCTGGAGCGCGTGTCGAGGATGAAGCCGCTGGCCCGGCCGGCGGGGAAGAGCGCGCCCCTCAGCTTCCGAAGGTTCTCCAGCAGCTGCTCGCTCATCGTCACGCTGGCGGTGGTCCCGCCCTTGCCGAACTTCACCGTGAGCCGGCCGCGGTGGAGGTCGACGTCCTCCCAACGGAGCGCCAGCATCTCGGAGGCGCGCAGGCCCCCGTGGGCACCCAACAACAGGATCAGCCGGTCGTCCCAGTCGTTGCACACCTTGGCCATCATCGCCAACTCCTGCGGCGTGTACGACTTCTCGCGCGCCCGTTCGACTGCCTTCGAGCGCAGCTTGGGAAGAGTGACGTCGTCGAACGGATCGGCATCCGTGACTTCGGTCCAGCGCAGAGCGTCGTACAGGGCTTTGGCAGCCGAGACTCGAGAACGAACCGAGGCCGGCGACAGCGGTTTGTACTTGAGCCGCCTGCCGTCCTCGTACTTGTTCCGGTCGTTCGCATCGACGGGCCGGTCGGGCGCCATCAGGTCGAGGACGTACAGTTCGGCGTCCTCCCGCCTGGGCCTCAGCAGGTTGACGCCGCTCCAGGCATCCAGCAGCGTCATCACGCCCTTCCGATAAGAACTGATCGTGTGACGTGAGACCTGCCTGCGCGTCAGATAGGCCTCGGTGAGTTCCCAGAGCGCCTGGTGATCGCGCTCGTTCACCGCTCGCGCCGCGAAGTGCCTGCGGTCCTCACTGCTCATGCTGAGCAGAGAGCGGGCTCGCTCGAGGCTCGAGGTGAGGGATCTGCTCAGTTCGTTCGACTTTGCCACGACGCCCACCTTCTTGGAACCGCTCACGAGGCCGCCAGAGGCAGAGGCCCGGCGCTCTCTTCCCCACCCGCTCCTAGTGGAATCATAATACACATTATGTTTCCACAAGACCAGGGGAGAGGCCGGAGGCGCAGATCATCACCTGACTTCCTCGATTCGCCTACGGCCATTAAGGGTGGAACTCTACTATGTCGAGTTGGTCGATAGCCTCGAAGTGTTTCACGTTGCCGGTCGCCAACTTCAACCCGTGTTCGAGAGCGGTACCTGCTATTAGGGCGTCTGCGAGCTGCAGCGAGTGGCTCAGGAAATGCTGCTCTACGAGAAACGATGCTCTGTCGCTGATCGACTCTGAAATGGGATGAATCGGCAGCTCCCATTCCCGGAGTTGACGCTGGAGGGTCCGTAACTCACTCTTGCTTCGCATCCCCTGGACCAGCTCCATATAGGTAACGGCCGAAGCGGCGATGCCACTGGTGTCGTGAAGAAACCTCGCAGCAGGCACGTGGCCACGCAGATACCAGATCAGGATGTCAGTATCGATCAGCATGTCGGTTTGCCTGCGAGGTCAGAAGCGGCCCTTTCGGAGTCGATCGACATACTCGACTACGTTCTCCGTGGCCTCGTGATCACTCCACATCCCGAACAAGGGCGAGTTGCCAAAGTCGGGCATCGATCTCTTCTTCACACCGATGGCCGTCATCTTGGCTCTTGGCTTGCCCCGATAGGTGACGATCACTTCCTCGCCGCGCTCAACCGCGTCCAGGATCCGCTTCGTGTCAGATCGCAACTCCTTGGCTTTTACTTCCATTTCGACTCCAGTCAAGTGACACTCTAGAGTATACACTATGACACGTCGGCGCCGGCTCAACCTGATAGGAATGGCCCGCCCTGCACCGCATCGTTGCAACGATCGCACTCGCGGTTACCGCAGTGGGTAATTTCCGGGTTCGAACGGATGGCTTCGGTAGCCAGGGAGAGCGCATCACTAGCGGGATAGACGGTCCAGCCACTCTCCCCCACGACCATCCGGCGAGCGCAACTCTCCAGCACGGGCTGGAACTTTCCGAACCCCTCTGAACAGCCGCCAACCGCGGCCGCAGCGGGCTCTCCGTTCCGATCGTTGGCCCAGCGCCGGAACAGGGTACGGCCGGCCTGCTCCTCGGCCAGGTGAATCAGCGTCATCCGGTCCAGGCTTACGCCCATCAGCACTACGAACCCGCCACATTCGGCCAGCTCTCTCAAGGGCGCATACACATCCATCCATGTCTGTACGGAGACCAGTCTCTCGGCAAGAGGCCCTACCGCAGAGAACGAGTCGAGCGGGTGGTCGCCTCGAACGCGCGAGTTGAACGAGCAAGAGTAGTTTCTTGCGTCCCCTTCGAGCGCTATCGATGATCTGAAGTTACCTGATGGCCTGACCCGTCTCCGCACACGTCTTGCACAAGAGTCGGCGTCCCAGGAACCGTCTGCGGCCCTCTGCCGTGAGCACCCATTCCCGAGTGACCCAGGGCGGGTCGTGCCTCACGTGCCTGGTGTGGCCACACTCGAGGTCTGCCACCCAGTGACCCTCCTCATCCTGATGGAAGCCGACGATCGCACGCTCGAATACCTCGCCCACGGGCCGATACTACGGCAGCTCAGAGGGCCGCAGGCAGGGCGGGGACGAGACCGAGCTCCTCGACCAGCTGAGCGGTCCAACGCTCGATCCGGTCCTCGTTCAGCTCGATCTGGCAGGTGTAATCGAGCGCCAGGCCCACGAACTCGTCGCCTCGCAGCGCCAATGAGGCATCGAACTCGTAGCCGTCAGTCGGCCAGAGACCCACGAGTTGGGCGCCGCGCGCCTCGAGCTTCTCTGCGATTATCCCTAGGGCGTCCTGGAAGGTGATCGGATATCCCAACTGGTCACCAGACCCGAACAACGCCACCCGTTTGCCGCCAAGGTCCAGCGAGTCGAGCTCGGGTAGTTTGTCGAACCAGTCGTCCTGGATTTCGCCCTCGTTCCAGGTCGAGCAGCCCACCAGGATGACGTCGTACGACTCGAGGTCGCTCAGGTCGGTCCGGCCGACCTCTCGGAGTACCGGTTCAACGCCCGACAGCGTCTCGACCCTCGTAGCGATCCTGTCCGCGGCATCGGCCGTGTCCCCGTAAGTGCTCCCGTAAACGATCAGCATCCGCATCCAGCAGCAGCCTAAGACGCGGGCCGGACTCCTGCCCATGATTCAGGTCATGGCTGTGTCGGCGCACTGCGAGTCAAGCTGGCCTCCGTGAAGAGCGGCAGGCGAAGAAAGCCGGCGGCCGGCGGGCGACCGAGCGAGATGAGGATCGACGAGGCGAGATGCACCGAGTGCGGCGCCTGCTTCGACCTTTCCACTGTGATCGTGAACGACCCGCAGCACATCCCCATCTTGGCGATCACCCTCGAAGCGATGGCCGAGTGCCCCGTTGGAGCCATCGTCTGGCGTGAGGGGGTCGCGTGAACGTCGAGGCCGGCAGCTAGTGGCGGTAACGGCGAAGAGACCTAGCGTACCCCTGAAGACGGTTGCTCTCCCGAACGAGCACGGCGCCTGGGCGTTCCTGCTCGAGCCTGCCTTGCTGGGACTGCTGCTGGCGCCCTCACTGGCGGGCGCGTCGCTGGGGGTCGCTGCCCTGGGCGCGCTTCTCACCCAACATCCGCTCAGCCTCGTCCTGGCCGACCGACGGAGGGGCAAGACCTACCCGAGAACCGGCCTTGCCCTGCGGTTCGTCCTCTTCTACGCGCCGGTGGCCGGCGCCGCGCTGCTGACGGCCGTTCTGCTTCGAGGAGAGGTCGCCTTCCTCTTCCCCGCTCTGGTCGTCGCCCCGCTGGCGCTGGTGCAACTCGTCCTCGATGCCCGCAACCGGGGTCGGTCGCTCGGCGCAGAGCTGTGCGGGGCGAGCGCCGTTTCGGCCCTCGCTCCAACCATCCTGCTGGCTGGGGGCAGCGAACTCGTGCCTGCCATGGCTATCTGGCTCCTGCTCCTGGCACGTAACCTCTCCTCGATCCTCTACGTGCGGGCCCGCCTCAGGCTCGAGTACGACCGCCCGGCCGGTTTGACGGTCCCGGTCGCTGCTCAGTTCGGTGCCCTGATGGTCGTCACCGCTCCCGTCGTGACCGGTGTCCTCCCATACGCGGCGCTGATGGCCATCGTCGTTCTGGCGGTCCGGGCACTGCTGGGCCTCTCGAAGTATCGCCGGGCCACCCAGCCCAAGTACGTCGGTATGCGGGAGCTTGCTTTCGGGCTACTCCTCGTGGCGCTCACCGCAGCGGGTACGGTCTTCGGGTGAGCCGCTACGAGTATCTGCTCGTCAAAGCCGCCCTCGTGTACCTGGTACTCACCGGGCTGCTCGGGGTAGCGTTCCTGATCGAACCGACGCTCGCCGGTTTCTTCCGCGTTACCCACGTGCATCTGGGAGTGATCGGTTTCTTCCTGTCGATGGTTATGGGGGTCGCCTACTGGATGATGCCCAGACCCGGCCAACTGAAGCAGGAGGGCCTCGAAGCCCTCACCTTCTATCTGCTCAACGCGGGGCTGGTACTTCGCATCATCGCCGAGCCCTGGTGGCGGTACAGCGGTGATCCTCTTCCCCACTGGCTGTCGATCTGTTCGGGCCTGCTGCTGTTGGCTGCGATCGTCACCTTCGCGGTCGCGATGCAGGCGCGGGTGAAGACCAAGGAGATGATCCTCGAGTTGAGGAGTAGGCGCGAGGCCACCGAACAGGGTTGAGATCGCACGCCAGGCATATCAGCCTGCCGAGGTTCTGCGCCTGAGGCTCCTTCCCCGAGGAGCCCCCAGCCAGGGCAAAACCCAGTAGTCGAGGCCCCAGTAACCGGCCACGCGCCAGGCGAGGACCAACCAGGTCGCCAGGATGAACATCACCGGGTTGCTCGAGACGGTTCCGGCAAGCAGGAAGCTTGCATTCAGGAACCCGCCCAGGAAGGCGCTCACGCCGGTGAGGAAGCCCAGTAGCAGGGCGAGGCCCACCAGCAGCTCGCCGAACGCAACCAGGTGGCCCATGACTGAGGCGTTCGGCAGGAACAGGTTCTCGATGAGCCAGGCGTACCATCCTGCTACGCTCGGATGATCGCCGCTCGAGAGGGTCAGCGCGCGGCCGAGGAAGCCGCGAACGGCTCCGCCGGCCTCGGGTCCCACCCAGGCAGGGTCGGTGACCTTGCCCAGTCCCGAGCTGAGCCACAGCCACCCCAGGTAGAGGCGCACCAGGGTCCAGAACGGTACCGATGCCTTGCTGGCGAAGACAAGTTTGCTGATGCGCGGTTCGGGATAGATACGGGCTGCGGTCGTGCTGCGGGTGCTCATCGAGTTGACCCCTTTCACTTCAGATCATCATCCCGAGGCTACATGTGCGCAGGTTATGAAAGTCCCGTTCCTGCTTCACTCCGGTTACTCTTGAGGGGTGCGCCTCGACAACGCCCAGGTTCTCGCGCGTTGCCCCCTCTTCGCTCAACTTCCCGACGAGGACATAGAGGCCCTGGCAGCGATCGCTACCCGGTTGCGATTGGAGAAGGGGCAGAGCATCTTCATGGCCGGTGAGCCAGCAGAGGCGCTGCGGGTGGTAGTCACCGGTTCCCTCAAGGTATTCGTGATCTCGCCGCAGTCTGGCCGGGAGCTGGTACTGACCGTTGAGCGGCCGTTCAGTTCGGTGGCCGAGTTGCCCAGCTTCGACGAAGGGGTTTATCCGGCGAGCGCCGAGGCGCTGGAGGAGTGTGAGCTGTTGGTGCTGCCCGATGCGGCCCTCAAGCAGGTTCTTAGGGAGAGGCCGGACGTCGCGCTTCACCTGCTCCGCACCCTGGGCAGGAGGCTGAGGCGGCTCGTCGAACTCGTCGAGCAGCTCTCCTTCCAGGAGGTGGTTCAACGCCTGGCGGGACACCTGCTCGACCGCGCCGCTGCCGGTCTTCCCTTCGAGCTGGAGACCAACGGTGAGATCGCCGGTCGACTTGGCACGGTGCCGGAGCTGGTCAGCCGCAACCTGTCGCGACTGCAGAACTCCGGGATGGTGACTATGCAGCGGCGCACGGTCACCGGTATCGATGACGCCGGGTTGCGGGCCATGGCCGATTCCGCCGGTCGTTAGAGCTCAGATCCAGTGCAGCCGGCGCCTGCCCTCGTCGGTCATCATCTCTGGAGACCAGGGCGGGTCCCAGACGATCTTCACGTCCACGAACTCGACGCCCGGGAGCCGTTCCAGGGTAAGGAGCACGTCCTTCTCGATGGTCCCGTGCATCGGGCAGCCGGGCGTGGTCAGGCTTATGGTCGCTTCGATGTTCCTGGCTATCACCGCAACCGAGTAGACGAGGCCGAGATTGACCAGATCGACACCCAGTTCGGGGTCGATTACGTCGCCGAGCGCTTCGAGGACCTGCGAAGCCGGCACGACCGGGTTGAGTTCCGTTATCTCGACTGCGATCCCGGTCGCCTCCTCATGCCGCCGCGGGTTCCGCCGCAGGCGCTTCCAACGAGTGGTCGCCGAAGACGATCCAGAACGCCTGAACCAGCTGGGACCAGGCGGCGACCGCGAACAACGTGGCACCGATGGTGGCCACGAGTGGGCTGGCCACCACCCGCGTCGCGACGACCAGCGGGACGGAGACGGTGATGCACCAGAAGGTGCACCGATCCAGCCAACCGAGAGCAAGTTCACCAAGCAGCGGAACCCTGGCTCGTCCTACCAATGCTCCGTAGCGGTGCTGCCAGGTGAGGAAGCCGAGGATCTTCGAGTACATCCCGACTATCGACAGAGTGACGAAGCCGAACAGTATGGCCGCCACCGCGGCCGGAGCAGGACCGACGGCTGAGAACAGTGCGGTTGGCACCAGCAACACGGGTGCCAGGACGAAGAGCCTGAGCGGAAGGCCGAGCTTGCGCCTCACGCGCTTGCGCACGATGGCGATCACGTCCAGGAGGAAGAGGATCACGGCGGCGATGAGCGCGAGCCCGGCGAATTCCAGAAGCGGGAGACCTGTGAACGTCTGGATAGCCAGGAGCGCCAGGCCAACGTGCACCGCTCCCGTGAGGAGACGCAGCCGCTTCTGCGACACGCCGTGGCTCAGGACGAACATCCCCAGCAACTTGTGTCCCGCTCCAGCGATCGCGAGGAAGAAGGTACCGAAGAGGCCGAGCCCAAGATGCAACAGCGTCGGGTTGCCGAGCGCGTCGGCCAGGGCCGGTATCCGCCGGCTCAGGGCTACGAGGACTCCGGCTGCGGCCGTCGCCGTGAGATACATTGCGGCGGCGAGCATGGCAGCACCGACCGCGTCCCGCGAGGTGGCGCTTCGGCTCGTGCGCCAGACGTTGTAGGCGAAGACCAGGAGCCCGCAGACGGCGAGGCTGCCACCAGTTGCCAGCAGCCAGACTCGGTACCCCGTGGCGAACCCTATGACCACTCCTGCACTACCGGCCAACAGCAGCCAGTAGGTCACCGTTCCCAACCGGGCGGAGTGCAGCTGCGTGACCAGGACCACCGGCATCAGCTGGTGCATCGCACCGACCAGCACCATGGAGGCGAACCCGAGCGTTAGCGTGTGAACCACCGCTAGCGCTGCAGGCGTTGCGTAGTAGCCAAGCAGCAGTTCCGGGTCGAGCGCGAGCGCCGTGGCCGCGGCGGCAAGGGATGCTGCCCCCGTCAACAGGAAGCGCGCCGGTACCCAGAAAGGGACAGCGTTCGCTCGGAGATTCACGGCGCTGGACTAGCGGCCGGCTTCAGGATCTCTACCTGCGTGCTGCCGTCATCCTGCGGGTGCACATGGTACTCAGCGCCCCGCTCCTCCAGCTGAGGAAGCAGGTAGATAGGCACCCGGTCGTTGTGGATCACCAGCCTCCCGCCGGGAAGCAGGCGCTCGTAAGCTTCGAGCGTCCGCACCATTGGCATGGGCGGTTCGAGGCCGCGGTTGTCGAGGATCTCTCCGTCCATCGCCCGGAGTCTAGGCTCGCTCACCGCCCAGCTCCCATGACCCAGGTCATGGAGGAGCGGGTCCCTGAGGCGTCAAGATCCGGCCATGAGAACGTCCCAGACAGCCCGAGCACGACATCACCGCCAAGTCGCGGAGCTGTTCCCATGCCCCTCATAAAGGCTCTGGCGCGCCGCAAGTTCCTGGAGAACGGCCCGGCCCCGCAGGTTCTCAACATGGGGACCAACCTCGCCAGCATGCTGCTGTGCCTCAAGCATGGCCAGACGCTCGAGGCACCGGCCAGCGACGCCAGTGAGACTCTTTTCTGCGTTCTCGCCGGAAGTGGCTTCGTGCGGGAGGGCTCCGAGGAGCACGCCGTCGAAACGGGCGACGTTGTTCACGTATCCGCAGGCGACACCAAGGCGCTGATCGCCGGCGAGGGTGAGCTCAGCGTCCTGGGAGTCCGTTATCTGAAAGGGCGTTCTTGAAGCACCAGGGCCTTGGGGCCAAGGTGCGGGAAGGCAGGAAAGAAGTGCAGAAGTTCGATGTCCGTGAGATCATCCCCCGCGAGCGTCACGCGAAGATCTTCAAGCTTTTCGACGGCCTCGAGTCGGGCCAGGCGTTCGAGCTCATCAACGACCACGATCCGAAGCCGCTCTACTACCAGTTCCAGATGGAGCGGCCGGGCCAGGCCTCCTGGGAGTATCTCGAGGAGGGACCTGAGACATGGCGCGTTAAGGTAGGCCGGGTCTGAGCTACCGCTAACTCCTCATGCCTCCGGGAGGGCGGTCTCAGGCGGCCGCCCTCCTTGCTGTCTGGTTGACCCAGGTCATGGAGCGGGAGAGCACCGTGGAGCGAAAATCTGCTTATGGCAAGCCCTCTCGATCAGATAACGCGCGAGACTTCGGTCAACCGGATCCTGGAACTCGCCCCCGACGCAATCGTAGTCCTCGATGAGTTCGGTATCGACAGCTGCTGTGGTGGCAGCCTCTCCCTGGGTGAGGCCGCCCAGGAGGCAACGGTCGACGCGGACCTGGTCCTGTCGCGATTGACGAGCAGGTACCAGGAGTGAACCTCCTGGATCAGGCTCAGTACGGCGACCGACGGCACACGCGGATCCTCTCCTCTTCGGCGGAAGCCAAACTGGTCCTCTTCAGCCTCGCGAACGGGCAGGAGGTGAAGGGCCGGGGCGAACCGCGAGTCCACATGATCGCCCTCGAGGGGCGCGGTTCGCTCTGGGCCGGCGAGAACAGGATCGACGCGAAGGCCGGCACGATGATCCAGGCCGAGCCCGGCGAGGCCCACGGAGCTGCAGCTGCAGACGGCAACTTCCTGGTTCTGGGGATCATCACTCCCGGCTCGTGATAACCGCCAGCCGGGTGGCTCTGGCCAGCTCCCTGACCTACTTCCTGCTGGCCAACACGTTGGGGCTGCTGATGGGTTCGGGTCTAGTCGGTTACGTGTGGCGACCGGCGCACGCTCACCTGAACCTGCTCGGGTTCGTGAGCATGATGATTTACGGCGTGGCCTATCATGCTCTGCCGCGCTTCAGCGGCAGACCGTTCAAGCGTCCCCGGCTGGCGCTGACCCAGATCGTCCTCGCCAACATCGGCCTGCTGGGAATGGCGCTCGTGTGGGGACTCGCGCTGCCCCCCGCCCTGTTCGCGCTCTGGGGCGGGATCGAGTACCTCTCCAGCCTGCTCTTCGTCTTCCTCATAGGTGAACTGCTGCTGCCCGAACGGGGTAGCGTCGGAGGACGCGGCCTCGGTTGAACTCGACTGGAGCGCGCTCGAACGGATGCCAGCGACTCCACTTTTTGTACGAGCGGCGACGGGCTGCGCCTCGGACAGGTCGCGCTGTCCTTGCGCCTGGCCGGCACCAAACGACGCGCGCAGGCTCTCTGCCTGCTGTCGACTCAGCTCGCTTGGCTGAGTACCGGCTTCACGCCTTTGCAGAGTTGCGCCATCTTCACTTCGGAGAGCACCTCGCGGATCTGCAGCGTGGTCGCGAGCCAGGCCAGCTTGAGGTTGCAGCCGCCCACACGCTGCTGGGTAGCGCACTGCTTCTTCGTCTGGCAGGTGTCGAGGATGAGCTTGCCCGACACGCCCTCGATGATGTCGAGCATCGAAAGCCGGTCCACCTCGACCTTGAGGGAGAGACCGCCGGAGCGGCCCATCCGGCTCTCCACCAGATCGGCCTGGACGAGCTTGCGGATGACCTTGGCGGTGAAGGCCGGGGGCAGCTGCAGTCTTGCGGCGATCTCGGCCGTACTGATGCCCGGGTTCTCGGCGATCTGGATGACGGCGTGGATAGCGTAGCTTTCGTCCCGTTTGAGGAGGGTGCGTAGTGCGTCCATCTGCCCTATCTTACCCTTGCTACTCCAAGTTTCGGCACTTCCTCATCGACGGTGCGCGGATTTGTGTTGTCCAGCCCGGAGTAAACGGTGAACCAGGCTGCCGCCTTCACCTCTTACTCGGATGAAGAGCGCCGAGTAGCACGTGGCGAGGCACCGTTGGCGTGACGGGGAGGGTTGCCGATCCGCTGCGGTTATCATTCCTTGGCAACGCCTTCACGCCGATCGCTTCTATCCAGCTTTAGGATCGCGTTCGAAGCAGCGACCTCGCCTGCGAAGAAGAGCTCGTAGTTCTCCTCGAGGCGGTCGATCTCGTAAAGGTAGTTCACCATCATGCCGAACGACTCGGCCAGCCCCTTCTCGGACGTGTCAGCGAGCCAGTTGAGCCGCTCGACCTTGGCGCCGTTGAAGATATGGAATCGTTCGACCGGGTCACGCGGCTTGCCCACCTGGTTCCGTTCATGGAGCAGGTAGTGCGTGCAGAGCCGCATCAACGGTTCCTCCAGGGCGGCCGATATCGTCTCGTCCTGGTACCAGTCGTTACCTTCGAGCAGCTCGCTCAGGCTCTCTGCCCCGGAGACCGCTGCATGCA from Trueperaceae bacterium includes the following:
- a CDS encoding DoxX family membrane protein, with protein sequence MKGVNSMSTRSTTAARIYPEPRISKLVFASKASVPFWTLVRLYLGWLWLSSGLGKVTDPAWVGPEAGGAVRGFLGRALTLSSGDHPSVAGWYAWLIENLFLPNASVMGHLVAFGELLVGLALLLGFLTGVSAFLGGFLNASFLLAGTVSSNPVMFILATWLVLAWRVAGYWGLDYWVLPWLGAPRGRSLRRRTSAG
- a CDS encoding Crp/Fnr family transcriptional regulator, producing MRLDNAQVLARCPLFAQLPDEDIEALAAIATRLRLEKGQSIFMAGEPAEALRVVVTGSLKVFVISPQSGRELVLTVERPFSSVAELPSFDEGVYPASAEALEECELLVLPDAALKQVLRERPDVALHLLRTLGRRLRRLVELVEQLSFQEVVQRLAGHLLDRAAAGLPFELETNGEIAGRLGTVPELVSRNLSRLQNSGMVTMQRRTVTGIDDAGLRAMADSAGR
- a CDS encoding metal-sulfur cluster assembly factor, with the protein product MPASQVLEALGDVIDPELGVDLVNLGLVYSVAVIARNIEATISLTTPGCPMHGTIEKDVLLTLERLPGVEFVDVKIVWDPPWSPEMMTDEGRRRLHWI
- a CDS encoding DUF2249 domain-containing protein; translation: MDGEILDNRGLEPPMPMVRTLEAYERLLPGGRLVIHNDRVPIYLLPQLEERGAEYHVHPQDDGSTQVEILKPAASPAP
- a CDS encoding DUF2249 domain-containing protein, producing MQKFDVREIIPRERHAKIFKLFDGLESGQAFELINDHDPKPLYYQFQMERPGQASWEYLEEGPETWRVKVGRV
- a CDS encoding DUF542 domain-containing protein produces the protein MASPLDQITRETSVNRILELAPDAIVVLDEFGIDSCCGGSLSLGEAAQEATVDADLVLSRLTSRYQE
- a CDS encoding Rrf2 family transcriptional regulator: MDALRTLLKRDESYAIHAVIQIAENPGISTAEIAARLQLPPAFTAKVIRKLVQADLVESRMGRSGGLSLKVEVDRLSMLDIIEGVSGKLILDTCQTKKQCATQQRVGGCNLKLAWLATTLQIREVLSEVKMAQLCKGVKPVLSQAS